In Clostridium swellfunianum, a genomic segment contains:
- a CDS encoding helix-turn-helix domain-containing protein: MEVLSAGEKIRRARVYKGYTLKDICENKISVSKMSCIENDKVEAEDWILDIISEKLSIDKEYLKQGIKEQIESNIENLRKNYSLENIEEQTLYNLTFAEKYHYYDLCFRLIHILFNYYLDRGNVDNLQSLGTRYYEYCQKSDEDENYLTYYMDMARFLYTTKEYLQAANYYSNVRKYAKEKEKMTILARATFNEAACYIMLENQSRAYEIAIRLEELIDYLEGNLSRAEAYHMLGVLSLRMDKGKFEEYEEKSYKLYGYELEYKAMAIYNYATAMFDIGVNEKALDYIRNSLTLFPKSNAEKLVRFMLLVVDELIDNNVLEYAQNICDEALNYAISLDDVKFIERGYYLKSRILRRENNLIASEMYMNLSLDALLRFGNKKEIYNRYIEMGYMYYNLSQVNESVNYFNLALTMEKKM, from the coding sequence TTGGAAGTACTATCTGCAGGAGAAAAGATAAGAAGAGCTAGAGTTTACAAAGGATATACCTTAAAAGATATTTGTGAGAATAAAATTTCTGTTTCTAAAATGAGTTGTATTGAGAATGATAAAGTTGAAGCAGAAGATTGGATATTAGATATAATTTCTGAAAAGCTTTCTATAGATAAGGAATATTTAAAACAGGGGATTAAAGAACAGATTGAGAGTAATATAGAAAACCTTAGGAAAAATTACTCGCTTGAAAATATAGAAGAACAGACTTTGTATAATCTAACTTTTGCTGAAAAGTACCATTATTATGATCTATGTTTTAGATTGATACATATACTTTTTAATTATTATCTTGATAGAGGAAATGTGGATAATCTTCAATCTTTAGGTACAAGGTATTATGAATATTGTCAAAAATCAGATGAGGATGAAAATTACTTAACTTATTACATGGATATGGCTAGATTTTTATATACTACAAAGGAGTATCTTCAGGCTGCTAATTACTATAGCAATGTTAGAAAGTATGCTAAGGAAAAAGAAAAAATGACTATATTGGCAAGGGCGACTTTTAACGAGGCTGCTTGTTATATAATGCTAGAAAACCAGAGTAGAGCCTATGAAATAGCAATAAGGCTTGAAGAGTTAATTGATTACTTGGAAGGAAATTTAAGCAGAGCAGAGGCGTATCACATGCTTGGTGTGTTATCCTTAAGAATGGATAAAGGTAAATTTGAGGAGTATGAAGAAAAATCTTATAAACTATATGGCTATGAGTTAGAATACAAGGCTATGGCTATTTATAATTATGCTACTGCAATGTTTGATATAGGGGTAAATGAGAAAGCCTTAGATTATATTAGAAACTCGTTAACGTTATTTCCTAAAAGTAATGCGGAAAAGTTGGTTAGATTTATGCTGCTTGTTGTAGATGAACTTATAGATAATAATGTGCTTGAATATGCTCAAAATATATGTGATGAGGCATTGAATTATGCTATCAGCCTAGACGATGTCAAATTTATTGAAAGAGGGTATTATCTAAAGTCTCGTATTTTAAGAAGAGAAAATAATTTGATCGCCTCTGAGATGTATATGAATCTGTCATTGGATGCTTTGCTAAGATTTGGTAATAAAAAGGAAATATATAATAGATATATTGAAATGGGATATATGTACTATAATTTGAGCCAAGTGAATGAGTCTGTTAATTATTTCAACTTAGCATTAACAATGGAAAAGAAAATGTAG
- a CDS encoding helix-turn-helix transcriptional regulator, with protein sequence MEILSLGEKLKRRRKELNMTLKDLAGDRITPGQISLVESGKSNPSMDLLEYLASTLNTSIEYLMESEETQAENICAFFENMTEACILNEDLVSADKQVEQALYYAEKYNLEYRKAKNLYLRGVIYIRRYEHSLAQKNFLAANIIFIKLNSYEDIIFTFLKLGIIALGLKAYQLAYSYFKQAEKVFKDNDVGNDFLLGEIYYYISFTYFKLENTQKAVEHAKLSREKFRQLDEKKEYAASLLDVCKRYGEKGDINNALKYSRKTLSIFRELYDNSYLAEIENNLGKLFFEFEDYEESFFHLSKSKELRERNKDSRLSETLVNICESYIKKKDVESSRRILQQILDNSSENDYKVRINYYMLRYRIEVLDNNMTEAEETLKKALSYVNSGEHKREEAEIAMQLGKFYTDKGQAKEAFKYLQRGVDIFKGLGVFKGFD encoded by the coding sequence ATGGAAATATTATCTTTGGGGGAAAAACTTAAAAGAAGAAGAAAAGAATTAAATATGACCTTGAAGGATTTAGCTGGCGATAGGATAACGCCTGGGCAAATAAGCCTTGTAGAATCAGGCAAATCTAATCCAAGCATGGATCTTTTAGAGTATTTGGCTAGTACATTAAATACTTCCATTGAGTATTTGATGGAATCAGAGGAAACCCAAGCAGAAAATATCTGCGCTTTTTTTGAAAATATGACTGAAGCCTGTATATTAAATGAAGATTTAGTCTCTGCAGACAAGCAGGTTGAACAAGCTCTTTATTATGCTGAGAAGTATAATTTAGAATATCGAAAGGCTAAAAACCTGTATCTTCGAGGTGTAATTTATATAAGAAGATATGAGCACTCATTAGCTCAAAAAAACTTTCTCGCTGCTAATATAATATTTATCAAATTAAACAGTTATGAGGATATAATATTTACATTTTTAAAGCTAGGGATTATAGCATTAGGACTTAAAGCATATCAGTTAGCTTATAGCTATTTTAAGCAGGCTGAAAAAGTGTTCAAGGATAATGATGTAGGAAATGATTTTTTACTAGGTGAGATATATTATTACATTAGTTTCACATACTTTAAGCTAGAAAATACTCAGAAGGCAGTGGAACATGCAAAATTGTCAAGAGAAAAGTTCAGGCAGCTTGATGAAAAGAAAGAATATGCAGCTTCGTTGTTGGATGTTTGCAAACGATATGGTGAAAAAGGTGATATTAATAATGCATTAAAATATTCTAGAAAAACCTTATCAATCTTTAGAGAACTTTATGATAATTCATATCTAGCAGAGATTGAGAACAATTTAGGAAAACTGTTTTTCGAATTTGAAGACTATGAAGAATCCTTTTTTCATCTTAGTAAATCAAAAGAATTAAGAGAAAGAAATAAAGATTCAAGGCTTTCTGAAACTTTGGTCAACATCTGCGAAAGCTATATAAAGAAAAAGGATGTTGAAAGTTCTAGAAGAATTCTTCAGCAAATATTAGACAATTCCTCAGAAAATGACTATAAGGTACGAATAAATTATTATATGCTTAGATATAGAATCGAAGTATTAGACAATAATATGACAGAAGCAGAAGAAACCTTGAAGAAGGCTCTAAGTTATGTGAATAGTGGTGAGCACAAAAGAGAGGAAGCTGAAATAGCCATGCAATTAGGTAAATTTTATACTGATAAGGGTCAGGCAAAAGAAGCCTTTAAATACCTTCAAAGAGGAGTAGATATTTTTAAGGGATTAGGAGTTTTTAAAGGTTTTGATTAG
- a CDS encoding type 1 glutamine amidotransferase, with amino-acid sequence MELNICHLYPDLLNVYGDLGNILILKYRAEKRGIKVNIFNLSIGDAFEAEKYDIVFFGGGQDYEQSIVSKDLMDIKRDELINFIEDSKVFLCICGGYQLLGKYYTTPEGEKLSGLGVLDIYTEGGDKRFIGNTVIYNEEFNETYTGFENHSGRTYIGDLKPLGKIIAGYGNNGEDGYEGCIYKNTYCTYFHGSLLSKNPELADRLILKAMEHKYDDVELEPIDDTFEIKAREFIVNREKNKKKM; translated from the coding sequence ATGGAACTAAATATTTGCCACCTGTATCCCGATTTATTAAATGTATATGGTGATTTAGGAAATATTTTAATTTTAAAATATAGAGCTGAAAAAAGGGGCATTAAGGTCAATATCTTCAACCTTTCCATTGGAGATGCCTTTGAAGCCGAAAAATATGACATAGTATTTTTTGGAGGCGGCCAAGATTATGAGCAATCTATAGTCTCTAAAGATCTAATGGATATTAAAAGAGACGAACTAATCAATTTCATCGAAGATTCCAAGGTTTTCCTATGTATCTGCGGTGGTTATCAGCTCCTTGGAAAATACTATACTACTCCAGAAGGTGAAAAGCTAAGCGGCCTAGGTGTGCTTGATATATATACTGAAGGAGGAGATAAGCGTTTTATAGGCAACACAGTTATTTACAACGAAGAATTTAACGAAACCTATACAGGATTTGAAAACCACTCAGGAAGAACCTATATCGGGGACCTGAAACCCCTAGGAAAGATTATTGCAGGCTATGGCAACAATGGTGAGGACGGGTATGAAGGCTGCATATATAAAAATACTTATTGTACTTATTTCCACGGATCTCTGCTTTCAAAAAACCCTGAGCTAGCAGACAGACTTATTTTAAAAGCTATGGAGCATAAGTATGATGATGTTGAACTTGAACCTATCGATGACACTTTTGAAATCAAGGCTCGGGAATTTATAGTAAATAGAGAAAAAAACAAAAAGAAAATGTAG
- the manA gene encoding mannose-6-phosphate isomerase, class I has product MYPLKFENIYFDKIWGGRDLELFRSNLPEGDIGESWDVACHPHGTSVVANGEYKGMKLDELIKKVGSEIIGTSISKEWFPLLVKLINAKDKLSVQVHPDDRYGMQAEGEMGKTEAWYVVEAFEGANLVVGTKDCTREQFKKAIETGEFDELMNQIPVQKGDVYFVKSGLVHAIGEGVIIAEIQQNSDTTYRVYDYNRGRELHIDKALDVVNLSLRGEKSRGLLVQRNGFSKTYYCLCEHFALELYEVTESFKECSDNERFYIFTVVEGAGEIISNGNKESIRKGDSILIPASLGEYEIKGVVKLLKSFVPNMEKSKQEILSEVVTE; this is encoded by the coding sequence ATGTATCCTTTGAAATTTGAAAATATTTATTTTGATAAAATTTGGGGGGGGAGAGACTTAGAGCTTTTTAGAAGCAATCTTCCTGAAGGAGATATAGGAGAAAGCTGGGATGTAGCATGCCATCCACATGGGACTAGCGTGGTTGCAAATGGCGAATATAAAGGAATGAAACTTGATGAACTGATTAAAAAAGTAGGCAGTGAAATTATAGGTACAAGTATTTCTAAAGAGTGGTTTCCTTTATTGGTTAAACTAATAAATGCTAAAGATAAACTATCTGTACAAGTTCATCCTGACGATAGATATGGAATGCAAGCAGAAGGGGAAATGGGAAAAACTGAAGCTTGGTATGTTGTGGAAGCTTTTGAGGGGGCTAACTTAGTAGTAGGGACTAAAGATTGCACAAGAGAGCAGTTTAAAAAAGCCATAGAAACTGGTGAGTTTGATGAGCTTATGAATCAAATACCTGTTCAAAAGGGAGATGTATACTTCGTAAAAAGCGGTCTTGTCCATGCTATTGGAGAAGGAGTTATTATAGCGGAGATTCAGCAAAATAGTGATACTACCTATAGAGTTTATGATTATAACAGAGGTAGAGAGCTTCACATAGATAAGGCATTAGATGTAGTTAACTTAAGCTTAAGAGGTGAAAAGAGTAGAGGATTATTGGTTCAAAGAAACGGATTCTCTAAAACTTATTATTGCTTGTGTGAACATTTTGCTTTAGAACTTTATGAGGTAACTGAAAGTTTTAAGGAATGTAGCGATAACGAGAGATTCTACATATTTACAGTTGTAGAAGGAGCAGGCGAAATAATTTCAAATGGTAATAAAGAGAGTATTAGAAAGGGAGATAGTATTCTTATACCTGCTAGCCTAGGTGAATATGAAATAAAGGGTGTAGTAAAACTTCTAAAAAGCTTTGTTCCTAATATGGAAAAATCTAAACAGGAAATATTAAGCGAAGTTGTAACTGAATAA
- a CDS encoding CapA family protein encodes MRKKRSSKHKNKRKKVIIAILIILSLCGALFYAYKSLAENKKNQNVISSEVKPIVQQEEPQQEKIKPIEERKTPVKKEVIVSSTGDSTLGWDEKFSFNGSLGHVFDKNNKDYSYFYKNVAPIFEADDITTTNLETTFTNSNIKASKEFTFKAPPEFVQALTNGSIEGVTIANNHTRDYLEQGLIDTKNTLKKADVKYFGEGEKWIENVKGQNFGFLGYKGYSYDKAFLKKLDADIEELKNQNAIILINFHWGDEGTYYPNNVQKFLAHYSIDKGADIIIGHHPHVIQGLESYKGKVIAYSLGNFCFGGNKNPSDKDSFILQTKFNFEDEQLKSYEIKVIPCSISSVTNLNNYQPTPLEGAKKEEFFKKINKLSQNLNFELKDDFFLIDVNN; translated from the coding sequence TTGAGAAAAAAGCGAAGCAGTAAACATAAGAATAAACGTAAAAAAGTCATTATAGCAATTTTAATAATCCTATCTTTATGTGGAGCATTATTTTACGCTTATAAAAGTCTTGCAGAAAACAAAAAAAATCAAAATGTTATCAGTTCTGAAGTAAAGCCAATTGTTCAACAGGAGGAGCCCCAACAAGAAAAAATCAAGCCTATTGAAGAACGCAAAACTCCTGTTAAAAAAGAAGTTATAGTAAGCAGCACAGGTGATTCAACTTTAGGCTGGGATGAAAAATTTTCCTTTAATGGTTCTTTAGGGCATGTTTTTGACAAGAATAATAAGGACTACTCATATTTTTATAAAAATGTAGCTCCTATATTTGAAGCTGATGACATAACAACTACAAACCTGGAAACAACCTTTACCAATTCAAATATTAAAGCATCTAAGGAGTTCACATTCAAGGCTCCTCCGGAATTTGTTCAAGCTTTAACTAACGGTTCTATAGAAGGGGTGACTATCGCTAACAATCACACAAGAGATTATTTGGAACAAGGTCTAATTGATACAAAAAATACATTAAAAAAAGCTGATGTAAAATATTTTGGAGAAGGTGAAAAATGGATTGAAAATGTTAAAGGTCAAAACTTCGGCTTTTTAGGTTACAAAGGCTACAGCTATGATAAAGCCTTCCTGAAAAAATTAGACGCAGATATTGAAGAATTAAAAAATCAAAATGCAATTATATTAATTAATTTTCACTGGGGAGACGAAGGAACATATTATCCAAACAATGTTCAAAAGTTTCTAGCTCATTATTCTATAGATAAAGGAGCTGACATCATAATCGGTCATCATCCCCATGTTATTCAAGGTCTTGAAAGTTATAAAGGTAAAGTAATAGCTTACAGTCTTGGAAACTTCTGCTTTGGAGGAAATAAAAATCCATCTGATAAGGATAGTTTTATTCTTCAAACTAAATTTAATTTTGAGGACGAACAACTCAAATCCTATGAAATAAAAGTTATACCTTGCAGTATTTCTTCAGTAACCAATTTAAATAACTATCAGCCAACTCCACTAGAAGGAGCTAAAAAAGAGGAGTTTTTTAAGAAGATAAATAAACTTTCTCAAAACTTAAACTTTGAATTAAAAGATGATTTTTTCTTAATTGATGTCAATAATTAA
- a CDS encoding YitT family protein has protein sequence MKDLIKEYSLILLGSVILSIAIAAFLLPSQIGSGGVTGIAMVINNIFGIKVGLLTIILNIPLFIFGYKLIGRKFAVRSGFVVVLSSLLIDYFNSIFHFKPIDDILLSSIFCGVLFGVSVYLIFMSYASTGGLDILAKIINSKFKNLQLSNILLVQDFIVYSLIAYVFGPRSVMYALIASFIRTKTIDAIQEGIASSRQCIIICQNSTEMISVINTQLVRGVTVLDAVGGYSNDKKKLIYVVIQRTQLNALRAIVKEIEPNAFVAVSPVNDILGNYRQLLTMQ, from the coding sequence ATGAAAGATTTAATAAAAGAATATTCTTTAATACTGCTTGGAAGCGTTATACTTTCTATTGCTATAGCAGCATTTTTACTCCCATCTCAAATAGGTAGCGGAGGTGTTACAGGTATAGCAATGGTAATAAACAATATATTTGGAATTAAGGTAGGTCTCTTAACTATCATACTTAATATTCCTCTTTTCATTTTTGGATATAAGCTAATAGGAAGAAAATTTGCAGTAAGAAGTGGATTTGTTGTTGTTTTATCTTCACTCCTTATAGATTATTTCAACTCCATATTTCACTTCAAACCAATAGATGATATCCTTCTATCTTCTATTTTCTGCGGAGTGCTTTTTGGAGTTTCAGTATATCTTATATTTATGTCTTATGCTTCAACCGGAGGCTTAGATATACTAGCAAAGATAATAAACAGCAAATTTAAAAATCTTCAGCTTTCAAATATACTTCTTGTACAAGATTTTATCGTATACAGTCTTATAGCTTATGTATTTGGTCCGCGCTCAGTTATGTATGCTCTTATAGCAAGCTTTATCAGAACAAAAACTATAGACGCAATACAGGAAGGTATAGCTTCCTCAAGACAATGTATAATCATATGTCAGAATTCAACTGAAATGATATCTGTCATAAATACCCAGCTTGTTAGAGGCGTTACTGTTTTGGATGCAGTAGGAGGTTATTCAAACGACAAAAAGAAACTTATATATGTAGTTATTCAAAGAACTCAGCTAAATGCACTCAGAGCCATAGTAAAGGAAATAGAACCAAATGCTTTTGTTGCAGTTTCACCTGTAAATGATATCTTAGGTAATTACAGACAACTTTTAACTATGCAGTAA
- a CDS encoding tetratricopeptide repeat protein: MIDISKLKAVLNKDKLSKLKVSKHDILSAVNKIKKNINKENAQDIIESLKKSFKENTISYIAFGVVGVFIISSLGISVQRLQSSVSTSSGIVQKVLITSNEAEEYFYKGQYDKALEEYLKLQEKGSMEGIWYAKISEIYSVMGSIESSKEYIVKAKELGNKNPEVLNYIAFTEFMNKDYSSALKHGEEALTQFPNDKQLIKTMFTIYMANNMLDKAKELISRYPVDIRSAYEIAEYARMLMIAGQWEEGYRELKVAWDIDKDEYKIYDVLAQISMYNKDTLIENVTSLAEKNPNNLAYKMWLAKIYSLSDATSEEAVKLIDELKQNQLGKIEIKLIEAAALQGLKQNEKADELIENVIAENKNDYRVLHTAGWYYLNKANYIDAERYCRESIAKNKNYTDNYGFLMPEILKAQGKSVEGEPYFRTAMYKEPYNYNIMLTIANYYWYTTKNTEKALEYFKFAEIVKPNDGEIKYNMALINISNKNVNSAIDLLKQAIKISDSTAKYHRTLGAIYLLNGKNEEAIKEIRYAYGSDETDIMNLNNAGCYYVTQDVNLERGEYNLRKAQEGITEATDKYTADTIKSNYKKVKELLDKYNTGSNETLKMPELTLFY, translated from the coding sequence ATGATAGATATTAGTAAGTTGAAGGCTGTCTTAAATAAGGACAAGTTGTCTAAGCTAAAAGTAAGTAAGCATGATATACTGTCTGCAGTAAATAAAATAAAGAAGAACATTAATAAAGAAAATGCCCAAGACATAATAGAAAGTCTAAAAAAGAGTTTTAAAGAAAATACTATATCCTATATTGCTTTTGGTGTAGTAGGAGTTTTTATTATTTCATCACTTGGAATTTCCGTACAGCGACTTCAAAGTTCAGTTAGTACATCTTCTGGTATAGTACAAAAGGTTTTAATAACAAGTAATGAAGCTGAAGAATATTTTTATAAAGGACAATATGATAAAGCTCTCGAGGAATACTTAAAGCTCCAAGAAAAAGGTTCTATGGAAGGCATTTGGTATGCAAAAATATCTGAGATATATTCTGTTATGGGAAGCATTGAAAGCTCAAAGGAGTATATAGTAAAGGCAAAGGAACTTGGAAATAAGAATCCAGAAGTACTTAATTATATTGCATTCACTGAGTTTATGAATAAAGATTATAGCTCAGCTTTAAAGCATGGTGAGGAGGCTTTGACACAGTTTCCTAATGATAAACAGCTTATAAAAACAATGTTTACTATATATATGGCGAATAACATGCTTGATAAAGCTAAAGAACTAATATCAAGATATCCTGTTGATATTAGATCAGCTTACGAAATTGCTGAATATGCAAGAATGTTAATGATAGCAGGTCAATGGGAGGAAGGGTATAGGGAACTTAAAGTAGCTTGGGACATAGACAAGGATGAGTATAAGATTTATGATGTTCTTGCACAAATATCAATGTATAATAAGGATACATTAATAGAAAATGTTACAAGCCTAGCTGAAAAAAATCCGAACAATTTAGCTTATAAGATGTGGTTAGCTAAAATATATTCATTAAGCGATGCTACCTCTGAGGAAGCTGTTAAACTGATTGATGAGTTGAAGCAAAACCAGCTTGGTAAAATTGAGATTAAACTTATAGAAGCTGCTGCACTTCAAGGTTTAAAGCAAAATGAAAAAGCTGACGAGCTAATTGAGAATGTTATAGCTGAGAATAAAAATGATTACAGAGTGCTTCATACTGCTGGTTGGTACTATCTAAATAAGGCTAATTATATTGATGCGGAAAGATACTGCAGAGAATCTATAGCAAAAAATAAAAATTATACAGATAATTATGGATTTTTAATGCCTGAAATTCTTAAAGCTCAAGGGAAGAGTGTGGAAGGAGAACCTTATTTTAGAACGGCAATGTATAAGGAACCTTATAATTATAACATAATGCTTACAATAGCTAACTACTATTGGTACACTACTAAAAATACAGAAAAAGCATTAGAGTATTTCAAGTTCGCCGAAATTGTAAAGCCTAATGATGGAGAAATTAAATATAATATGGCTTTGATTAATATATCAAATAAAAACGTTAATAGTGCAATCGACCTTCTAAAGCAAGCCATTAAAATATCAGATAGTACAGCAAAGTATCATAGGACTTTGGGTGCAATTTATTTATTAAATGGAAAGAATGAAGAAGCTATTAAGGAAATAAGATATGCATATGGCTCTGACGAAACTGATATAATGAACCTCAATAATGCTGGATGCTATTATGTAACTCAGGATGTAAATCTCGAAAGAGGAGAATATAACCTCAGAAAAGCTCAAGAGGGAATTACAGAAGCTACTGACAAATATACTGCAGATACAATAAAGAGCAATTATAAAAAAGTTAAGGAGCTTTTAGATAAGTATAATACTGGATCAAATGAAACTTTAAAAATGCCTGAACTTACATTATTTTATTAA
- a CDS encoding MurT ligase domain-containing protein, whose amino-acid sequence MNTKSILSVIISKIIIKLSKLLFKGGSNFPGKIALKIDKNILKTVAKGYEVILITGTNGKTTTTNMIYNMLEESSKTVITNSTGANMLPGIVSCFIENYTFKKSNSKKYAVIEVDEANVPLVTEYITPRIITVTNLFRDQLDRYGEVYTTLRKIMDGIKKVPSSSLVLNGDESLLGDLELENELIYYGFDFAMDENKQIDINADAKFCKKCKSPYRYNYITYNHLGSFYCEECGYARPDLDYTVNNIVEQTPSGSLIWLDGIEFFINQPGTYNIYNALCAYAVAKTLEVESTIIYKVLKSTSSSFGRQESITIEGKEVKIILVKNPAGFDQAINTISLDNRTISTAFILNDNYADGRDVSWIWDVNFEKLTDLDIDTILIGGVRLYDMAVRLKVAGLPKQSFKLCEEYEILLDEIKSIQTPTVYILATYTAMINFRKYLHSKGFIKKLW is encoded by the coding sequence ATAAATACGAAATCAATTTTAAGCGTTATAATCTCCAAAATAATTATAAAACTCTCAAAGCTTCTTTTTAAAGGCGGAAGTAATTTTCCTGGCAAAATAGCATTAAAAATAGATAAAAATATATTAAAAACTGTTGCAAAGGGCTATGAAGTTATACTCATAACAGGGACTAACGGAAAAACTACTACTACAAATATGATTTATAACATGCTTGAGGAGAGTTCTAAGACCGTAATAACAAATAGTACAGGTGCAAATATGCTCCCCGGTATAGTTTCCTGTTTTATTGAAAACTACACCTTTAAAAAAAGTAATTCAAAAAAATATGCGGTAATTGAAGTGGATGAGGCAAATGTTCCTTTAGTAACCGAGTACATAACTCCAAGAATTATAACAGTTACAAATCTTTTTAGGGATCAACTAGATAGGTATGGCGAAGTATATACTACACTTCGTAAAATAATGGATGGAATTAAAAAGGTACCATCATCATCCTTAGTTCTAAATGGTGATGAATCTCTTCTCGGAGATTTAGAGTTAGAAAATGAATTGATTTACTATGGTTTTGATTTTGCAATGGATGAAAACAAACAAATAGATATTAATGCAGATGCAAAGTTCTGTAAAAAATGCAAAAGCCCTTACCGATATAATTATATAACCTACAATCATTTAGGCAGCTTTTACTGTGAAGAATGCGGTTATGCAAGACCAGACCTTGATTATACGGTTAATAATATAGTAGAGCAAACTCCGAGTGGTTCCCTTATATGGCTTGACGGTATAGAATTTTTCATAAATCAGCCTGGTACTTACAATATATATAATGCCCTTTGCGCTTACGCTGTTGCTAAAACCTTGGAAGTAGAAAGTACAATTATATATAAAGTTTTAAAAAGTACTTCCTCAAGTTTTGGAAGGCAGGAATCAATTACTATCGAAGGTAAGGAAGTTAAGATAATTCTTGTTAAGAATCCCGCTGGCTTCGACCAGGCAATTAATACTATAAGCCTTGATAATAGAACTATAAGTACAGCTTTTATACTAAACGATAATTATGCAGATGGTAGAGACGTTTCTTGGATATGGGACGTTAATTTTGAAAAGCTTACAGATTTAGATATAGATACGATACTCATAGGCGGAGTCAGATTATATGATATGGCTGTTAGACTTAAGGTTGCAGGACTCCCCAAGCAAAGTTTCAAGCTGTGCGAAGAATACGAAATTCTTCTTGATGAAATTAAGAGTATACAAACTCCTACTGTTTATATACTTGCAACTTATACCGCAATGATTAACTTTAGAAAGTATCTTCATAGCAAAGGTTTCATAAAAAAACTTTGGTAA